Part of the Propionimicrobium sp. PCR01-08-3 genome, CGGAGGTGCTCTTTCTCTCGGGTGGAACGGGGGATCGGGGTCAGAGAGCGAGGCCGATGGCGAGGGCGACGACGCCCAGCGCGGGGATCACGCCCTGCTTGAGCGCTGCGGCGGCCTTGTCGGGGCTGGACAGCAGCAACACGAGAGCGGCGGCGGCCATCGAGCCCGCACCGGTGAATACGAGCGTCGCGCCGATCGCGGTCTGGCCGATCGCGACGAACACGATCCCGAGGAACACGGCGATGGCGAGGAAGAGGTTGTAGAAGCCCTGGTTGAACGCGAGGGCCTTCGTGGGAGCGGCCTGCTCGGCGGTGTGGCCGAAGGTGGCCTGCGCGCGCTGGCCGGTCCAGCCCAGCGACTCCAGGACGAAGATGTAGACGTGGATGAGCGCGGCGACGCCGGCGAGGATGAGTCCAGCGATGACCATGGCGGTTCCCTTTCGATGAGCGCGGCGGCAGCCGCGAACCATTCTGTATCGGTCAGTCTAGTATATACTGGATCGAACGGAACAGAAAGAGGTAGTCGGCATGGCGCGAACCCTGGCCTTCGACCGCGACGCCGCCGTGCGCTCAGCCCGCGAGGTGTTCTGGCGCGACGGCTACGCCGAAGCCTCCCTCCCCGCGCTCGAGGAGGCCACGGGACTCAGCCGGTCAAGCATCTACAACTCGTTCGGCTCGAAACGCGGCCTCTTCGACGCCGCCGTGCAGAGCTATCTGAACGAGGTCATCCGCCCCCGCCTGCGCCCGCTCCAGCAGGAGTCCGTCGACCGATCCGCGATCCTGGACTACCTGGACGGACTCCGAGACGCGTTCTCGCGGGCCGCGGGCCTGCCCGGATGCCTCCTCGTCAACACCGCCGGAACCACCCTGGCCGCCGACAGCGAGGTCGCCCGGATCATCACCGACTACCGGCTCGAACTGCGCACAGCGATCGGCAACGGCGTGAGCGCGCACCTCGCAGGCGACGACCCCGCCGACATGGAGCGCCTCACCGACACCGTGACCGACCTCGTCATCGCCGCCTTCGCCCTCGTGCGCGTCGCCCCAGACGTGGCCATCCACACCCTCGCCACCGCGCGCGACACCGTCACGGGCGAGCAGTAGCGGTCGCGCGCACGA contains:
- a CDS encoding DUF1304 domain-containing protein; amino-acid sequence: MVIAGLILAGVAALIHVYIFVLESLGWTGQRAQATFGHTAEQAAPTKALAFNQGFYNLFLAIAVFLGIVFVAIGQTAIGATLVFTGAGSMAAAALVLLLSSPDKAAAALKQGVIPALGVVALAIGLAL
- a CDS encoding TetR/AcrR family transcriptional regulator encodes the protein MARTLAFDRDAAVRSAREVFWRDGYAEASLPALEEATGLSRSSIYNSFGSKRGLFDAAVQSYLNEVIRPRLRPLQQESVDRSAILDYLDGLRDAFSRAAGLPGCLLVNTAGTTLAADSEVARIITDYRLELRTAIGNGVSAHLAGDDPADMERLTDTVTDLVIAAFALVRVAPDVAIHTLATARDTVTGEQ